From a single Miscanthus floridulus cultivar M001 chromosome 8, ASM1932011v1, whole genome shotgun sequence genomic region:
- the LOC136472929 gene encoding uncharacterized protein produces the protein MAPPDEGAAAGGARRWVRRETLLGLALGQFVSLLITATGFASSELARRGINAPTSQSLLNYILLAVAYGGVLLYRRQPLTIKWYYYLILGIIDVEANYIVVKSYQYTSLTSVMLLDCWSIPCVIVLTWVFLKTKYGLRKFLGVGVCVVGLILVVFSDVHASDRAKGPNPLKGDLFVILGSMLYACSNVTEEFVIKKSNRVELMAMLGLFGAIVSGIQISILERKELHSITWTTGAMLPFVGFAVAMFLFYSTVPIILKICGATMLNLSLLTSDMWAVLIRIFAYHEKVDWIYFVAFAATAGGIVLYSYKGSNEVEQTAQVAGASDERGKDRDEEAGTQNPV, from the exons ATGGCGCCGCCGGACGAGGGTGCGGCAGCAGGCGGCGCGCGGCGGTGGGTGCGGCGGGAGACGCTGCTGGGCCTCGCGCTGGGCCAGTTCGTCTCGCTGCTCATCACCGCCACCGGCTTCGCCTCCTCCGAGCTCGCCCGCCGAG GGATCAACGCGCCCACATCGCAGTCGCTCCTGAACTACATTCTCCTCGCTGTCGCCTACGGCGGCGTTCTCCTCTACCGGCGGCAGCCCCTCACG ATAAAATGGTACTACTACTTAATCCTTGGAATTATCGATGTGGAAGCTAATTATATCG TTGTGAAGTCATACCAGTACACATCTTTGACAAGCGTGATGCTGTTGGATTGCTGGTCAATTCCTTGCGTCATTGTTCTTACTTGGGTATTTCTGAAGACAAAATATGGGTTGAGGAAGTTCCTTGGCGTCGGAGTTTGTGTGGTTGGCCTTATACTAGTTGTATTTTCAGACGTCCATGCCTCTGATCGAGCTA AAGGACCTAATCCATTGAAGGGTGATCTGTTTGTAATTCTTGGTTCAATGCTTTATGCTTGCAGTAACGTTACTGAG GAGTTTGTTATCAAGAAAAGCAACAGAGTGGAGTTGATGGCAATGTTGGGACTTTTTGGAGCAATTGTCAGTGGCATACAAAT TAGTATACTCGAGCGAAAAGAGCTTCACTCGATTACATGGACTACTGGTGCT ATGCTCCCTTTTGTTGGATTCGCAGTAGCAATGTTCCTGTTCTACTCAACTGTACCGATAATATTAAAG ATATGTGGCGCAACCATGTTGAACCTCTCACTCCTGACTTCAGACATGTGGGCTGTTCTGATCCGCATCTTCGCTTATCATGAGAAG GTCGACTGGATCTACTTCGTTGCTTTCGCTGCCACGGCAGGCGGCATCGTCTTATACTCATACAA GGGCTCCAATGAAGTGGAGCAGACGGCACAGGTCGCCGGGGCCAGCGACGAGCGTGGCAAGGACCGGGACGAGGAGGCTGGAACGCAGAACCCAGTGTGA